Proteins found in one Geomonas subterranea genomic segment:
- a CDS encoding aldehyde ferredoxin oxidoreductase N-terminal domain-containing protein has translation MRYAETGYVLEVDLTKGNIERVATDPRDTELYLGGLGTNAKMLWDRVPADVEPFSPDNLLIFAAGLLCGTPATGCNRTIVSTISPQTRLMAFSMMGGFWAPELKYAGYDKVVLRGKSEKLVYLYINNDKVEIRDASHLKGKGAIETAEIIKKELNEPRAQVAAIGLAGENRVFYASIEQGRSSASRGGIGAVMGDKGVKAVVVRGTKDVVVAKPQEYMDLCSDVLDYIKHREENPIPDVMPILAGLGSPQEMKVHDEKWHTENFNWGNARTRRKDFWTEEVDHAWAETMEKARTRLISCYNCPMKCGATISMEGLPTYMMKCFTKLTYTMAAFSDLDFGLRMAQKATEYGLDGFSAPQVMAFALELLEKGSLKDSDFPGMPEDTEGRFFYLLDMIVNRQGIGDVLANGTYWAAREIGNGAEDFAHNNIKKHEQLPLKLSMLNPIYYLMYCTGEKINITQIEGQFPQAPYPTVEQREAFVKDWIQVPDDKFKDIFLQWEPRGEKSMPNFPTVDMCCDIVDWQEMMHYIDDALGQCAGLSSFPLKPPYHIHNYPKFISAGAGIEMTKEKLTKAAKRYRTLVRAINIRRGMRRVDEQPPANHWKNRFPELEKELLDSYYQLKGWNEDGIPTRETLEDLGLGYVAAEFERSGVYGGSAQPASAPRQQETLNVGGVQP, from the coding sequence ATGAGGTACGCAGAGACAGGATATGTGCTGGAAGTCGACCTTACCAAGGGGAACATCGAAAGGGTGGCGACTGACCCGAGGGATACCGAACTCTACCTCGGCGGTCTGGGCACCAACGCCAAGATGCTGTGGGACAGGGTCCCTGCCGATGTCGAGCCCTTTTCGCCGGACAACCTTTTGATCTTCGCCGCCGGCCTTCTGTGCGGAACGCCGGCCACCGGCTGTAACCGCACCATCGTCTCCACCATCTCGCCGCAGACGAGGCTCATGGCCTTCTCGATGATGGGCGGGTTCTGGGCTCCGGAGCTCAAGTACGCGGGGTACGACAAGGTGGTCCTGCGCGGCAAGTCGGAAAAGCTCGTCTATCTCTACATCAACAACGACAAGGTCGAGATCCGCGACGCCTCCCACCTGAAGGGGAAGGGGGCCATCGAGACCGCGGAGATCATCAAGAAGGAGCTGAACGAGCCCCGGGCCCAGGTGGCCGCCATCGGCCTCGCCGGTGAGAACCGGGTCTTCTACGCATCCATAGAGCAGGGGCGCTCCTCCGCCTCCCGCGGCGGCATCGGCGCGGTGATGGGGGACAAGGGGGTCAAGGCGGTGGTGGTGCGCGGCACCAAGGACGTCGTGGTCGCCAAGCCCCAGGAGTACATGGACCTCTGCAGCGACGTGCTCGACTACATAAAGCACCGCGAGGAGAACCCGATTCCGGACGTGATGCCGATCCTGGCAGGGCTAGGCAGCCCCCAGGAGATGAAGGTCCACGACGAGAAGTGGCACACCGAGAACTTCAACTGGGGCAACGCCCGCACCCGCCGCAAGGACTTCTGGACCGAGGAGGTGGACCACGCCTGGGCCGAGACCATGGAGAAGGCGAGGACCAGGCTCATCAGCTGCTACAACTGTCCCATGAAGTGCGGCGCCACCATCTCGATGGAGGGGCTCCCCACCTACATGATGAAGTGCTTCACCAAGCTGACCTACACCATGGCCGCCTTCTCCGACCTCGACTTCGGCCTGAGGATGGCACAGAAGGCAACCGAGTACGGCCTGGACGGCTTCTCCGCCCCCCAGGTCATGGCGTTCGCCCTGGAGCTCCTGGAGAAGGGGAGCCTGAAGGACTCCGACTTCCCCGGGATGCCCGAGGACACCGAGGGTAGGTTCTTCTACCTCCTGGACATGATCGTGAACCGCCAGGGGATCGGCGACGTCCTCGCCAACGGCACCTACTGGGCCGCGCGCGAGATCGGCAACGGCGCCGAGGATTTCGCCCACAACAACATCAAAAAGCACGAGCAGCTTCCCTTGAAGCTCTCCATGCTGAACCCCATCTACTACCTCATGTACTGCACCGGGGAGAAGATCAACATCACCCAGATCGAGGGGCAGTTCCCGCAGGCGCCGTACCCGACGGTGGAGCAGCGCGAGGCCTTCGTCAAGGACTGGATCCAGGTCCCGGACGACAAGTTCAAGGACATCTTCCTGCAGTGGGAGCCGCGCGGCGAGAAGTCGATGCCCAACTTCCCCACCGTGGACATGTGCTGCGACATCGTCGACTGGCAGGAGATGATGCACTACATCGACGACGCCCTCGGGCAGTGCGCCGGCCTCTCCTCCTTCCCGCTCAAACCGCCGTACCACATCCACAACTACCCGAAGTTCATCTCCGCCGGGGCCGGCATCGAGATGACCAAGGAGAAGCTCACCAAGGCCGCCAAACGCTACCGCACCCTGGTGCGGGCGATCAACATCCGCCGCGGCATGAGAAGGGTGGACGAACAGCCGCCGGCGAACCACTGGAAGAACAGGTTCCCCGAGCTGGAGAAGGAGCTCCTCGACTCGTACTACCAGTTGAAGGGGTGGAACGAGGACGGCATCCCCACCAGGGAGACCCTGGAGGATCTGGGGCTTGGCTACGTCGCCGCCGAGTTCGAGCGGAGCGGCGTGTACGGCGGCTCCGCCCAGCCGGCCAGTGCGCCGCGCCAGCAGGAGACACTTAACGTCGGGGGGGTACAGCCGTGA
- a CDS encoding (4Fe-4S)-binding protein produces MSTETKKRTIKTINIDADKCNGCRACEVICSSFHAAPKYSSNNPARSRVRVVRDPLRDIYIPLYAGDYTESECMGRDKFIIDGKEYDECGFCRTSCPSRDLFREPDSGLPLKCDLCDGEPEPLCVKWCLVGALSVTEREVEEPAEETKRGELEIGLESLARRFGADKLLDTVAQITKGR; encoded by the coding sequence GTGAGCACCGAGACCAAGAAAAGAACCATAAAGACCATCAACATCGACGCGGACAAATGCAACGGCTGCCGTGCCTGCGAGGTGATCTGCTCCTCCTTTCACGCGGCGCCTAAGTACAGCAGCAACAACCCGGCACGCTCCAGGGTGCGCGTGGTGCGCGACCCGCTGCGCGACATCTACATCCCGCTCTACGCCGGTGACTACACCGAGAGCGAGTGCATGGGGCGCGACAAGTTCATCATCGACGGCAAGGAGTACGACGAGTGCGGCTTCTGCCGGACCTCCTGCCCCTCGCGCGACCTCTTCAGGGAACCGGACTCCGGCCTTCCCCTGAAGTGCGACCTCTGCGACGGCGAACCCGAGCCCCTGTGCGTCAAGTGGTGCCTGGTCGGGGCCCTTTCCGTGACGGAACGGGAGGTGGAGGAGCCGGCTGAGGAGACGAAGCGGGGCGAACTGGAGATAGGCCTGGAGTCCCTGGCGAGAAGATTCGGCGCCGACAAGCTCCTTGATACCGTTGCCCAGATTACCAAAGGACGCTGA
- a CDS encoding (Fe-S)-binding protein: protein METVTPFKEIIDVIKEKGGDSLKYCYQCGLCDSVCPWNRVRQFSMRKVVRQGVFGLTEIEQEEIWRCSTCGTCPSRCPRGVNQIEAGVALRTMGAEYDVYPGHVATIRNVVASLTSEGNSIGGERAKRGDWAKDLPVKPYQEGMEALYFTGCYLSYDPRMRRVAQATATILNKAGVNFGILGTKESCCGESIRKTGNEELFKKLAKENIRTFIDNGVKKVIVSSPHCYHTFKNEYPEFMVNFEVVFISQFIEELIETGRLTIKGEFAKKVTYHDPCYLGRHNGVYDEPRNVLKMVPGLQFTEMADNREFALCCGGGGGRIWMETPKEERFADLRLRQAVQAGAEVLATSCPYCITNFTDSSLDLADHEKVEVKDLTEIIAEVI, encoded by the coding sequence GTGGAAACCGTGACTCCATTCAAAGAGATCATAGATGTCATCAAGGAGAAGGGGGGGGACTCGCTCAAGTACTGCTACCAGTGCGGCCTGTGCGACTCGGTCTGCCCCTGGAACCGGGTGCGGCAGTTCAGCATGCGCAAGGTGGTGCGGCAGGGGGTCTTCGGGCTCACCGAGATCGAGCAGGAGGAGATCTGGCGCTGCAGCACCTGCGGGACCTGTCCCTCCCGCTGCCCCAGGGGGGTGAACCAGATCGAGGCGGGGGTTGCCCTGAGGACCATGGGCGCCGAGTACGACGTCTACCCCGGTCACGTGGCCACGATCAGGAACGTGGTGGCGAGCCTGACCAGCGAGGGGAACTCCATCGGTGGTGAGCGCGCCAAGAGGGGCGATTGGGCCAAGGACCTCCCGGTGAAGCCGTACCAGGAGGGGATGGAAGCCCTCTACTTCACCGGCTGCTACCTGAGCTACGATCCTAGGATGAGAAGGGTGGCCCAGGCCACCGCGACCATCCTCAACAAGGCGGGGGTGAACTTCGGGATCCTCGGCACCAAGGAAAGCTGCTGCGGCGAGAGCATCAGGAAGACCGGCAACGAGGAACTCTTCAAGAAACTCGCCAAGGAGAACATCAGGACCTTCATCGACAACGGCGTCAAGAAGGTGATCGTCTCCTCGCCGCACTGCTACCACACCTTCAAGAACGAGTACCCGGAGTTCATGGTGAACTTCGAGGTGGTCTTCATCTCCCAGTTCATCGAGGAGCTGATCGAGACCGGGAGGCTCACCATCAAGGGTGAGTTCGCCAAGAAGGTGACCTATCACGACCCCTGCTACCTCGGGCGGCACAACGGCGTCTACGACGAGCCCAGGAACGTGCTGAAAATGGTCCCGGGACTTCAGTTCACCGAGATGGCCGACAACCGCGAGTTCGCCCTTTGCTGCGGCGGTGGCGGCGGCAGGATCTGGATGGAGACACCCAAGGAGGAGCGCTTCGCCGACTTGAGGCTCAGGCAGGCGGTCCAGGCCGGGGCCGAGGTGCTGGCCACCTCCTGTCCCTACTGCATCACCAACTTCACCGACTCGAGCCTCGACCTGGCCGACCACGAGAAGGTGGAAGTAAAGGACCTGACGGAGATCATCGCCGAGGTGATCTGA
- a CDS encoding CoB--CoM heterodisulfide reductase iron-sulfur subunit A family protein: MNSAERNIGDVLIVGGGISGIQAALDLANSGFRVFLVDKSPALGGKMSQLDKTFPTNDCSMCIESPKFIECSRNPNIEIITYTEVDRVEGEAGDFKVTLTKKPRYISEEKCTGCNICVDYCPVKIPDPFNQNLSENKAVHIYFSQAVPLVTYVDPETCLYLKEGKCQICVGACKTNAIDLHQKPETFQIEVGAILLSPGYSTFDPKLRGDFGYGRMQNVVTSLDFERILCATGPYEGEVLRPSDKKHPHKIAWIQCVGSRQVTPGGNNYCSAVCCAYSQKQVILAKDHSPTLQATIFHNDVRAYGKDFERFHQRAEKLPDVRFIRSYVTVGREIESSKNVTIRYSTVDQGVKEEEFDMVVLSVGLNPPKDVEALAAKFGIELTDQKFCKNNPYNPIETSRKGIFVSGAFQGPLDIPESVVTASGADALVGQLLSTRRHKLERERVYPAEKDVSQEELKIGVVVCYCGANIGRVVNIPEVIEYAATLPNVSWAGENLFACSTENAKQISDAIVAKGLNRVVLAACTPRTHEPLFRDTCREAGLNQYFFEFANIREHCSWVHSREKENATEKAKEIIRMSVARAAHLEPLQEFQLPVDHTALVVGGGVAGMTASLNMAEQGFEVYLVEKDDDLGGMARRLHYTLEGTEVQPFLAELVKKVYRHPSIHVWTDATIEDVSGYVGNFTTRVLSQGRVREVKHGVSVLATGAAEYKPTEYLYGENDNVLTQLELEERIAAGDEKVKAAQSVVMIQCVGCRQADRNYCSRVCCNQAIKNALKLKQINPEVEVQVIFRDMRTYGLKEVYYREAANQNVKFIRYEAEGKPVVEATGAGFTVTVPDPVLGQKMELEADLVVLAAAVIPSEASQEAGKLFKVSNNPDGFFQEAHVKLRPVDFSADGVFLCGTAHYPKHLTETISQALGAAGRAVGILSKETVTASGSVCDVDETSCVSCGACITACKYGAISFADTPKGKKARVEPILCKGDGLCNAKCPTRAIYLKHYTDDAIFAQIDAALPPGRG; encoded by the coding sequence ATGAATAGCGCAGAGAGAAATATAGGTGACGTACTCATCGTGGGCGGAGGGATCAGCGGCATTCAGGCCGCCCTCGATCTCGCCAACTCAGGATTCAGGGTCTTCCTCGTGGACAAGTCCCCGGCGCTCGGCGGCAAGATGTCCCAGCTGGACAAGACCTTCCCTACCAACGACTGTTCCATGTGCATCGAGTCCCCCAAGTTCATCGAGTGCTCGAGGAACCCGAACATCGAGATCATCACCTACACCGAGGTCGACCGGGTCGAAGGGGAGGCCGGCGACTTCAAGGTGACCCTCACCAAAAAGCCCAGGTACATCTCGGAGGAGAAGTGCACCGGGTGCAACATCTGCGTGGACTACTGCCCGGTGAAGATCCCGGACCCGTTCAACCAGAACCTCTCCGAGAACAAGGCGGTGCACATCTACTTCTCGCAGGCGGTGCCGCTGGTCACCTACGTCGACCCGGAGACCTGCCTGTACCTGAAGGAAGGGAAGTGCCAGATCTGCGTCGGCGCCTGCAAGACCAACGCGATCGACCTGCACCAAAAGCCCGAGACCTTCCAGATCGAGGTGGGCGCCATCCTCCTTTCCCCCGGCTACTCGACCTTCGACCCGAAACTGAGGGGGGACTTCGGCTACGGCAGGATGCAGAACGTGGTGACGAGCCTCGACTTCGAGAGGATCCTCTGCGCCACCGGCCCCTACGAGGGGGAGGTGCTGCGCCCCTCGGACAAGAAGCACCCGCACAAGATCGCCTGGATCCAGTGCGTGGGCTCCCGCCAGGTCACCCCGGGCGGCAACAACTACTGCTCGGCAGTCTGCTGCGCCTATTCGCAGAAGCAGGTGATCCTCGCCAAGGACCACAGCCCGACCCTGCAGGCCACCATCTTCCATAACGACGTCCGCGCCTACGGAAAGGATTTCGAGCGCTTCCACCAGCGGGCCGAGAAGCTCCCCGACGTGCGCTTCATCCGGAGCTACGTCACGGTGGGAAGGGAGATCGAGAGCAGCAAGAACGTCACCATCAGGTACTCCACCGTCGACCAGGGGGTCAAGGAGGAGGAGTTCGACATGGTGGTCCTCTCGGTGGGGCTTAACCCGCCCAAGGACGTGGAGGCGCTGGCCGCCAAGTTCGGCATCGAGCTGACCGACCAGAAGTTCTGCAAGAACAACCCGTACAACCCCATCGAGACCTCCAGAAAGGGGATCTTCGTCTCCGGCGCCTTCCAGGGCCCCCTGGACATCCCCGAGTCGGTCGTGACCGCCAGCGGCGCCGACGCCCTGGTCGGCCAGCTCCTCTCCACACGGCGCCACAAGCTGGAGCGGGAGAGGGTCTACCCGGCCGAGAAGGACGTCTCGCAGGAGGAGCTGAAGATCGGGGTGGTGGTCTGCTACTGCGGCGCCAACATCGGGCGCGTTGTCAACATCCCGGAGGTGATCGAGTACGCGGCGACCCTCCCCAACGTCTCCTGGGCCGGCGAGAACCTCTTCGCCTGCTCCACGGAAAACGCGAAGCAGATCTCCGACGCCATCGTGGCCAAGGGGCTGAACCGCGTGGTGCTCGCAGCCTGCACGCCGAGAACGCACGAGCCACTCTTTAGGGACACCTGCCGCGAGGCGGGGCTTAACCAGTACTTCTTCGAGTTCGCCAACATCCGCGAGCACTGCTCCTGGGTCCACTCCCGCGAGAAGGAGAACGCGACGGAAAAGGCGAAGGAGATCATCCGGATGTCGGTGGCCCGCGCCGCCCACCTGGAACCGTTGCAGGAATTCCAGCTCCCGGTCGACCACACCGCGCTCGTCGTCGGCGGCGGGGTCGCGGGGATGACCGCCTCGCTCAACATGGCCGAGCAGGGTTTCGAGGTCTACCTGGTCGAGAAGGACGACGACCTGGGGGGGATGGCGAGGCGCCTCCACTACACCCTGGAGGGGACCGAGGTGCAGCCCTTCCTCGCCGAGCTCGTGAAGAAGGTGTACCGGCACCCGTCCATCCACGTCTGGACCGACGCCACCATCGAGGACGTCTCCGGCTACGTCGGCAACTTCACCACCCGCGTGCTCTCCCAGGGGAGGGTGCGCGAGGTGAAGCACGGGGTCTCGGTGCTGGCCACCGGCGCCGCCGAGTACAAGCCGACCGAGTACCTCTACGGCGAGAACGACAACGTCCTGACCCAGCTCGAGCTGGAAGAGCGGATCGCGGCGGGGGACGAGAAGGTCAAGGCGGCCCAGAGCGTGGTCATGATCCAGTGCGTCGGCTGCCGCCAGGCCGACCGCAACTACTGCAGCCGGGTCTGCTGCAACCAGGCCATCAAGAACGCCCTGAAGCTCAAACAGATCAACCCCGAGGTCGAGGTCCAGGTCATCTTCCGCGACATGCGCACCTACGGGCTCAAGGAGGTCTACTACCGCGAGGCGGCCAACCAGAACGTGAAGTTCATCCGCTACGAGGCGGAGGGGAAACCGGTGGTGGAGGCGACAGGCGCCGGCTTCACGGTGACCGTCCCCGACCCGGTCCTGGGTCAGAAGATGGAGCTGGAAGCGGACCTCGTGGTGCTCGCGGCGGCGGTGATCCCGTCCGAGGCGAGCCAGGAGGCGGGGAAACTGTTCAAGGTGTCCAACAACCCGGACGGCTTCTTCCAGGAAGCCCACGTGAAGCTGAGGCCGGTCGATTTCAGCGCCGACGGCGTCTTCCTCTGCGGCACCGCCCACTATCCCAAGCACCTGACCGAGACCATCAGCCAGGCGCTGGGGGCGGCGGGACGCGCGGTGGGGATCCTCTCCAAGGAGACGGTGACCGCCTCCGGATCGGTCTGCGACGTCGACGAGACGAGCTGCGTATCCTGCGGCGCCTGCATCACCGCCTGCAAGTACGGCGCGATCAGCTTCGCCGACACCCCCAAGGGGAAGAAGGCGCGTGTGGAACCGATTCTGTGCAAGGGAGACGGCCTGTGCAACGCCAAGTGCCCGACCCGCGCCATTTACCTGAAGCACTACACCGACGACGCGATCTTCGCCCAGATCGACGCGGCGCTCCCGCCGGGCCGGGGCTAG
- a CDS encoding hydrogenase iron-sulfur subunit: MTTGIEQKPRVVGFLCTWUAYGAADLAGVSRLQYTTETKIIRVMCTGRVDIGFVLRAFQKGADGVFIGGCWPGECHYVTEGNYDVLKNVHIAKKILEKIGVNPNRLRLEWISASEGMRYAEVMNDFGRVLKELGPLGKGEGIDASALTIRMEAANRLVPYVKLVERERLRQRFKTEEEYARYFESDELNRIFEDLVVDKLAVSQMTLLLRDNPLTSAEIAQALGLEPADVSRHLKDSSRKGLVRYDEGEKRYALAL, from the coding sequence ATGACAACCGGAATCGAGCAAAAGCCCAGGGTCGTCGGTTTCCTGTGCACGTGGTGAGCGTACGGCGCTGCCGACCTGGCTGGAGTTTCCAGACTGCAATATACGACAGAGACGAAGATTATCAGGGTGATGTGTACCGGCCGCGTGGACATCGGGTTCGTGCTGCGGGCCTTCCAGAAGGGGGCGGACGGGGTGTTCATCGGCGGCTGCTGGCCGGGTGAATGCCACTACGTCACCGAGGGGAACTACGATGTGCTGAAGAACGTGCACATTGCGAAAAAGATCCTCGAGAAGATCGGGGTGAACCCGAACCGCCTGAGGCTCGAGTGGATCTCGGCCTCGGAGGGGATGCGCTACGCCGAGGTGATGAACGACTTCGGCCGCGTGCTGAAGGAGTTGGGCCCCCTGGGCAAGGGGGAGGGGATCGACGCGAGCGCCCTGACCATCCGGATGGAGGCCGCCAACAGGCTGGTCCCCTACGTGAAGCTGGTGGAGCGCGAGCGGCTCAGGCAGCGCTTCAAGACCGAGGAGGAGTACGCCCGGTACTTCGAAAGCGACGAACTGAACCGTATCTTCGAGGACCTGGTGGTGGACAAGCTGGCGGTGAGCCAGATGACCCTGCTCCTGAGGGACAACCCGCTCACCAGCGCGGAGATCGCCCAGGCCCTGGGCCTCGAACCGGCGGACGTCTCCCGGCACCTGAAGGATTCGTCGCGGAAAGGATTGGTGAGGTACGACGAGGGGGAGAAGCGCTACGCGCTGGCCCTGTAG
- a CDS encoding complex I 24 kDa subunit family protein, with amino-acid sequence MDITRIDQIIDDHNAEQSSLIQILLDIQAEHHWLPKQALDRVAEKLDVPMNRIQHITTFYKAFSQVPKGRHQIHVCMGTACHVRGAQRVLDTISEATGIKAGETDAELKFSLETVNCLGCCALGPVMVVDGEYHGNVAPAQAADVLKNYE; translated from the coding sequence ATGGATATTACGAGAATCGACCAGATCATTGACGACCACAACGCCGAGCAGAGCTCGCTGATCCAGATCCTTTTGGACATCCAGGCCGAGCACCACTGGCTTCCCAAGCAGGCGCTGGACCGGGTGGCCGAGAAGCTGGATGTGCCGATGAACCGGATCCAGCACATCACCACCTTCTACAAGGCGTTCAGCCAGGTTCCCAAGGGGCGCCACCAGATCCATGTCTGCATGGGGACGGCCTGCCACGTGCGCGGGGCGCAGAGGGTGCTGGACACCATCTCCGAGGCGACCGGGATCAAGGCGGGAGAGACCGACGCCGAGCTCAAGTTCAGCCTCGAGACGGTGAACTGTCTCGGGTGCTGCGCCCTCGGGCCGGTCATGGTGGTGGACGGTGAATATCACGGCAACGTGGCGCCTGCACAGGCGGCAGACGTTCTGAAAAACTACGAGTAA
- the nuoF gene encoding NADH-quinone oxidoreductase subunit NuoF: MPRINSPAELEEFRRSILSKRSDDRPCITLCSGSACHATGSEKVAGAIVAELENHGLTGQVDFRRTGCHGFCEQGPIVVIYPEGICYLKVKPEDICEIVSHTFKEKKLVERLLYVDPTNGEKSSFEHDIPFYKNQQRLILGLNRKIDPKSLEDFLAVGGYKALTKALFEMSPEEVIGEVKAAKLRGRGGAGFPSGMKWEFARKAPGDQKYVVVNCDEGDPGAYMDRSLMEGNPFTVLEGLMIGAYAIGATEGYIYVRQEYPLAVDNLSVAMKEAERRGLLGKNIMGSGFDFTVKVHRGAGAFICGEETSLLASLEGKPGEPKSRPPFPANKGLWGKPTNINNVETWANIPVIINEGAEFFSSVGTESSKGTKIFSLVGKVNNTGLVEVPMGIPLRDIIYKIGGGVPKGKKFKAVQTGGPSGGCIPEAYLDVKVDFDELMKMGAMMGSGGMIVMDEDTCLVDIARYFLEFLSDESCGKCVPCREGIRQMLKVMTDITQGKGKEGDIELLENMAMATQGAALCALGKTAPNPVLSTLKYFREEYEAHIKEKRCPALSCKELIAFHIDPEKCKGCGSCLRKCPANAIEGGKKTIHVIDQEKCTKCGTCIEACPAAFQAIGKLSGVPVPAPVPQEKRALA, from the coding sequence ATGCCAAGGATAAATTCGCCAGCGGAATTGGAAGAGTTCAGGAGGAGCATCCTGTCGAAGCGCAGCGACGACAGGCCCTGCATCACGCTCTGCTCCGGCAGCGCCTGCCACGCAACGGGGAGCGAGAAGGTCGCCGGCGCCATCGTCGCCGAACTGGAGAACCACGGGCTCACCGGCCAGGTCGATTTCAGAAGGACCGGCTGCCACGGCTTTTGCGAGCAGGGGCCCATCGTGGTCATCTACCCGGAGGGGATCTGCTACCTGAAAGTCAAGCCCGAGGACATCTGCGAGATCGTCTCCCACACCTTCAAGGAGAAGAAGCTCGTCGAGCGGCTCCTCTACGTCGACCCGACCAACGGGGAGAAGTCGAGCTTCGAGCACGACATCCCCTTCTACAAGAACCAGCAGCGGCTCATCCTGGGGCTCAACCGCAAGATCGACCCGAAGAGCCTCGAGGACTTCCTCGCGGTCGGAGGGTACAAGGCGCTCACCAAGGCGCTCTTCGAGATGAGCCCGGAAGAGGTGATCGGCGAGGTCAAGGCCGCGAAGCTCAGGGGGCGCGGCGGTGCGGGCTTCCCCTCCGGCATGAAGTGGGAATTCGCCAGGAAGGCGCCGGGAGACCAGAAGTACGTGGTGGTCAACTGCGACGAGGGGGACCCGGGCGCGTACATGGACCGCTCCCTCATGGAAGGGAACCCCTTCACCGTCCTCGAAGGGCTCATGATCGGGGCCTACGCCATCGGCGCCACCGAGGGTTACATCTACGTGCGCCAGGAATACCCGCTCGCCGTCGACAACCTCTCGGTCGCGATGAAAGAAGCGGAGCGGCGCGGGCTTCTGGGGAAGAACATCATGGGTTCCGGCTTCGACTTCACCGTCAAGGTACATCGCGGCGCCGGCGCATTCATCTGCGGCGAGGAGACTTCGCTGCTTGCCTCGCTGGAAGGAAAGCCGGGGGAGCCGAAGTCCAGGCCGCCGTTTCCCGCCAACAAGGGGCTTTGGGGCAAGCCGACCAACATCAACAACGTGGAGACCTGGGCCAACATCCCGGTGATCATCAACGAGGGGGCGGAATTCTTCTCCTCCGTCGGGACCGAAAGCAGCAAGGGGACCAAGATCTTCTCGCTGGTCGGGAAGGTGAACAACACCGGCCTCGTCGAGGTGCCGATGGGGATACCGCTGCGCGACATCATCTACAAGATCGGCGGCGGCGTGCCCAAGGGGAAGAAATTCAAGGCGGTGCAGACCGGCGGGCCGTCGGGTGGCTGCATCCCCGAGGCGTATCTCGACGTCAAGGTGGACTTCGACGAGCTGATGAAGATGGGCGCCATGATGGGCTCGGGCGGCATGATCGTCATGGACGAGGACACCTGCCTCGTGGACATCGCCCGCTACTTCCTCGAGTTTTTAAGTGACGAGTCGTGCGGCAAGTGCGTTCCCTGCCGCGAGGGGATCAGGCAGATGCTCAAGGTGATGACCGACATCACCCAGGGGAAAGGGAAGGAAGGGGACATCGAACTCCTCGAGAACATGGCGATGGCGACCCAGGGGGCGGCACTTTGTGCCCTCGGCAAGACCGCGCCGAACCCGGTCCTCTCGACCCTCAAGTACTTCCGCGAGGAGTACGAGGCCCACATCAAGGAGAAGCGCTGCCCGGCCCTTTCCTGCAAGGAGCTGATCGCCTTCCACATCGATCCGGAGAAGTGCAAGGGGTGCGGCAGCTGCTTGAGGAAGTGCCCCGCCAACGCCATCGAGGGGGGGAAGAAGACGATCCACGTCATCGACCAGGAGAAGTGCACCAAGTGCGGCACCTGCATCGAGGCCTGCCCGGCGGCCTTCCAGGCCATCGGCAAGCTTTCCGGCGTGCCGGTGCCTGCCCCGGTTCCGCAGGAAAAACGGGCGTTGGCGTAG
- a CDS encoding 2Fe-2S iron-sulfur cluster-binding protein encodes MSEFVLQIDGKEVTAREGMTIVEAAKSAGIRIPTLCHHDQLEPYGACRICTVEAEANGRNQLVAACVYPAEKGMVVQTKTEKLAKIRKVLVEQMMAHAPDAPQLLELAEEYGADRDRFDKDPSFCILCGLCVRYCNEVKKKNAIGYIDRGPRREISFIPDVAGKECWDCKECFPLCPTSALQAAYVLTEALATPPEEAAQEAGCACSCSCSGSCG; translated from the coding sequence ATGAGCGAATTCGTCCTGCAGATAGATGGGAAAGAGGTCACCGCCCGGGAAGGGATGACCATCGTAGAGGCCGCGAAATCGGCCGGGATCAGAATCCCGACCCTTTGCCACCACGACCAGCTGGAGCCCTACGGCGCCTGCCGGATCTGCACGGTGGAGGCGGAGGCCAACGGCAGAAACCAGCTGGTCGCAGCCTGCGTCTACCCTGCGGAAAAGGGGATGGTGGTGCAGACCAAGACCGAGAAGCTGGCCAAGATCCGCAAGGTGCTGGTGGAGCAGATGATGGCCCACGCCCCGGACGCGCCGCAGCTTCTGGAACTGGCCGAGGAGTACGGCGCCGACCGGGACCGCTTCGACAAGGACCCCTCCTTCTGCATCCTCTGCGGCCTGTGCGTCAGGTACTGCAACGAGGTCAAGAAGAAGAACGCCATCGGCTACATCGACCGCGGCCCGCGGCGCGAGATCAGCTTCATCCCCGACGTCGCCGGCAAGGAATGCTGGGACTGCAAGGAATGCTTTCCCCTCTGCCCGACCTCCGCGCTGCAGGCGGCCTACGTGCTGACCGAGGCGCTGGCCACGCCGCCCGAGGAGGCCGCGCAGGAGGCCGGTTGCGCCTGCTCCTGCTCCTGCTCGGGAAGCTGCGGCTAG